The region AATTATCAAAACATTTACTCATAAGTTGCACTTTATTATGAGTAATGCTCGCGCTAAAATCTAGAGTGTTTCAGGAGGGACAGTTCAagtttatatattaaaacaacagACAATTTTAAATTGGGGCCATTCCTGTAAACATTGAAAATAATGAACGGTTtaataatgttattttcttAGATCGCGTTATTCCGTAAAGATTTTCATACGCGGGGCTTTTCATTTTGCTCATAGGTTGAACTGAGGTAAACTAGTAATGTTACCTATAAAGAAGAGCTGATTCACAGAAAATGTTCATCAATGTTACTTCCCCTTTCAGTGCTACACCACAGTTGGGAACATGAGCAACGGGCTGGGAATGAATTCAATGGGCGCCTACATGAGTGTTCCCGGAATGAGCGCTGCGGGCGGCGTGTCGGCCAACTCCATGAACATGTCTTATATGAACACGGGAGTTAGCCACTCTGTTGCAGGTATGTCTCCGGGCGCAGGGCCCACGAACGGCATGGGAACGGGGATGGTTAGCATGAGCGCAACGCTGAATACAAGCATGAGCCCTATAAGTGCATCACCGACACCCATGAACACCCTAGCATCCTACTCCACCATGAACGTCATGAGTCCAATGTATGGACAAGCAAATCGGCCCAGGGATCCAAAGACGTATCGAAGGAGCTACACGCATGCGAAGCCTCCCTACTCGTACATATCTTTAATAACCATGGCCATTCAACAGTCTTCTTCAAAGATGCTCACGTTAAGTGAGATTTATCAGTGGATCATGGATCTATTTCCATTTTACCGACAAAACCAGCAGCGCTGGCAGAACTCTATTCGTCATTCGCTATCGTTCAACGATTGTTTCCTGAAAGTGCCTAGGTCTCCGGATAAACCAGGCAAAGGTTCTTTTTGGACCCTCCATCCAGATTCCGGAAATATGTTCGAAAACGGTTGCTATTTGAGAAGACAAAAACGTTTCAAATGTGATAAAGCGTCAGAGAAGGACTCGAACAAAAAAGCGTCTGAGAGCGTATCCCATGACAGTTCCGAGAACTGCAACAGTAAAGAGTCGCCTCATCCCAGCACTCCCGCCAAAGACTTAAAAAGATCCGACGGGAAAGCCAGGGAAGCTTTGAGCCCCGTGCACCCGACATCGCCTGGCACTCAGACGCATCATCATCTCGTGCAACACCACTCGGTGCTCGTGCATGATTCGCACCTGAAACCGGAGCACCATTATTCCTTTAACCACCCGTTCTCCATCAACAACCTGATGTCATCCGAACAGCAGCACCACAGAATGGACTTCAAGACCTACGAGCAGGTGATGCACTATGGCTACGGATCACAAATGACCGGGCCACTATCAGTTGGCCACATGTCAGCCAAAGGAGCTCTGGAGCCCTCAGCTCTTACCTCTGAACCTTCTTACTACCAAGGTGTGTATTCCAGGCCCATAATGAACTCATCCTAGCTTTCCATATTGTGGACTCCCCTCCCTCCCGGAGCgtgtacatttgtaaaaatgaattgttttttgtttttttgtttttttgcatagcCTGTGTTTTAAATAGGCCTTACGAATGTTCCTCAATGCTCTTCAGGCTATTGGATGCGGACACTGAACAGACTACTCgtctattttgtgtttgttgataCTGTAATTTATGGCTATAATTGTGAATATAAATTTAACTGATAAGTCATTAAATTTCGCACTGAATTACCTTTAAaggtgtgtatatttgttttcaaCAAATTTAACTGAAAATAGGAGTGAAACTTGGTTTTCgcagccattttaaaatgatcatgtATTTAATCTTGCGAAATGCATAATCcacatgcaaaaatatgcaaaacagcACATGCTGATATAGTCCATTGCTCTCGTTTTGCATTACCCGATTATTCTTGTGGTACGATTGTTGTGTGTCAATATTAAATGTCTAGCATATGTCtgtattaaatacaaaatgtgcTTTATGACCCGTTGACATGTTTTAAGTCATTAAAGTTAGTAATACCACTTTATCTTGACATTAGGCCTATACGTTTAGGGATATATTAAgaatttttatttgtcttttgtctataatatctattttaaaaaatccaaaccgAAAAAGGCTATATTTAGCGGGCAAAGAacaatgtgtgtgatgttttaaaCCCGTTAAAAAGGGCGAACTCTCTGGCATTGTTTTTGTGCTGCAGTTAAACGGTTTAGCGTCTCTGATGTCTGATAAGATAAAATGACTAGTGATCACTTAATGGATAAGATGCAAAATGTCCAGAGTTCAAAACTGGGTGAGCCAATAAGAGATGATTCTACACAGtttaaaaacgtttttaaaGCGTGCAAATTTCTGCCTTCTATAATTGACATTCGGAtagagttgttgtttttatccTTAGGGTAAAAACGAGCAGgtttactaatactactacaaataatgtaatattttattgctgaaacaaaaaacatacactGTTGATGTAATTTTTCTTATTTAGattattagttattataatCTACATCACAAAATAACCTTCCTAAGATTTTGAATTGGCGTCTCTTCTTAATGATACGTTGTAAAGTAGATTTAATTGGATCTCCGGAATATTATTAGGGATATATTTCTAACTTCACGTTTCGCACAGACTTCACAGGTAGGCCTACCTCTACGAAGTGTATTCTTCGGAACACAGACTATATTGTAGTATTCTGAAACAGTTTTACTCATTACTGTGTTCTAGCCTTTCGATATGAGGTTGCCGTCTTAGTAGTTCTGCTGCGTTTTAGCGGCCTGTAGCTATGACCGCTTAATGATGTGATTTTGAATCATGCGTAAAAAAGTCTGCAAGCAATGCAGGTCTACTATGAGAATGTACCGGCAGTCTCCAGCGTGATACCCAGAGAAGCTGTAACTCAGCATAAACTGATTTTAGTTTGTTAATCACCCTGTTAGTATGTTAACAGTAATCAATAATATGTATAACTATACATTTGGAAAAATTGTCTCCTACGTTAATTCCATTTGTTTGTCCAAGACGTTAAGAGGATAATGCATAACCTTCTGTTAGGTTCTTAAGAGCCACCATTTATCTTTAAGAAGTTAAAGTGAGTCTTAACATAGCATATACACATTTGCCCTTTTTCAATGTCCcccaaatatgaataaaaattgtTTCCATGCTTTCCTCCACACCGTTTCAACCTCTCTGACTACTGTCTTAAGCTTATGGCATTTCAAGCTGTAATTCATTCActcataaagaaataataactgTATTCCCCTTCATCATCTCCTCTTTGGTTTAGTGGAGAATAAGCATGCAAAGCCCTGAGCTCCGTGCTGGCTGGCAGAGAGGGTGTGCGAGCCTGAGCTCTCTGACGCCATGGCGTGACATTCCTGCTGCTGCCTTGGTCTTTCATGGCCAGCCATCCCACTGCCATTTATGCTGGTGACAGCCATCTCACACCACAGCTTGTGTCAACAGACCATAGTGAATGGTCTGAGAGACTCGGGCCCTGAGCTAGTGCTGACCTCCTCGCATCCTCTTTAGAGAAGGAGGCCTTCAGCAGcatccttacacacacgcacactgtacAAGAACAAACAGTGATCTCTGCCATCCAATCAGTGATTCAAGAAGGTCTGCCTTTTAGGAGATGCTGAGCTGTGTATGAGGACAGACATGGTGGGCAAGAACAGTAGTTGAAGTGTGTATCCTCTCTGTCTGGAGGAAGCATCAGTACCATGGCAACAGGATGAAGATGCTATGATATTTCttacattaacaataaaaacattatccATAGAACTCATCCATCATAACCTAGTTATTGTAAGCTAATTTATCAATCATAAAATTCcaaaattgtatttaattgtCATCATTGGATGTTCCGTTGTTTCTGGTGCAGACACAAGGTGTTTTTATGTGTCCCAGTACTGCTTAGGCCCATCTGTTTCCCCAGTAAGAgcaaaacccccaaaataaacatttggcTTATAACAGGCTTGTGATCAATGAGATACTTAACATATTGCCCTTGTGAGATATATCCCACCCAGTGTTAAAGCCTGCCATaacatgttttataaaaaataagcattttacCAAGTTGAATGTTAAATACAATGTGGTATGTGGCCACATGTTGAGTTGGTATAAGTTATAGCCTCTATCCTCCTATGCTATGGCTCATGTAGCCTAAAGCCCTTTTCACTGAATCAGTATTTGAGCAGTGATTCTAATGGTGCTAATTAAATTTAACTAATACATAACTGATTTCTAAGCAGTTCTGTGATTGCAGATCATAAAACTGCTTCTAAGCAGGGAATTTCTAAATTCCCAAATATTTTAAGTcttttttatgtatatgtttacaGAATTCTATCATTTAAGTTGTTCTTCAGTTgttattgcttttattgttgCTCTTTGGATGCTTCATGCACTAGAGAATTTCCAAAACCACATAACTTCTCTGCTAAAATTGGTCAAATTTAGCTACTGCAATGCAGATGCATGTGATGCATTGTCTCTCCATGCATTTAATAAACCATCTGACTCTGTATGGTGACAGGGAATAGGCTTTTAATCTGCCCGAACCAGCTCAGAGAATGGGCATGATTAAAGTGGCCCGCCCTCTCAGCTTAAAGCAATTAATTCAGCATCGTGACATAAACGCTGCTGTCTCTTTGACAGCCTGGAGCGGCAGCTCCAAATGCTATCTCTCCTGGGAACAAGGGAGGATGGCAGACTTCAACTCCGGACTGTTTGCTCACTGGCCCTCCGAGCAATCTTCCCTGGGCCGAATGAAATGCGAGGGCACAAACAGTGTGCGGGCGGggtgcagggggggggggggggggctgtcgGGGAGATGGGAGATGGGGAGTGAACAGTTTGGACTATTTGCTCAGCAGAAGGGCAGCCACAATGGCATGCCAATGGCTTTCCCATGCATCAAGAGCGACATCTTAGCCCAGCCTTTTGTTGCTGGTGCTTTTCTGCTGCGAGAGCTATAGCTGCCCCAGGCCAATACCCACTTTCCATTATGTTGTGTGGTCATGTGATCACATCTGGATTAAATGCGTTTAGACTGCACCGGGGACGTTAGCAGTGGCGTCCCGTACGTCCTTTGATGGCTGGTAGCGTGATGGTGATGCGCGATGGTGTCTGATTCAGGGATGCTCAAATCAGTAGTAGGTTCAAAATTGAAGGTttttggggtggtggtgttgtttgatttgttttggtttggttttttatgCATTGGCAGAATCATTGGAGGAATGTCTGCCATTTATTGACCGAAAGGCCAGTATAAACATTTAAGAATCGAGCGTCTTGTTTTGTAACACTGGATAGACAGGATTTGTCCCTCCATAGACAGACGCATGTCGGTGAGTGCACATTATAGCACTCAGGGtggcacactgcacactacagtTGAGAGGCAAGCAAACCGGCTTAGCAGTAGCAGACTAGCCCTAGTACTGACCCACACTCTGTGTAGACTCTGTTTGCCATTAACACACCATTCATCCTATTCTTTTCTCAGATGAGTGTGATGTGTTACTGCATGGTAAAAGTAAAAACCCTTATTTGTGTTATAACAAAAGGTCAGAATGTCATGTTttagtacaaaaacaaaaagacaactaATATGGCAGTTAGCTGATAATGAGCATAATTCTAGATACATagataaaagtgtgtgtgcgtgcgtggcaGGAGTGTGCCCCAGTCTTCCCTGCCTCACGCACCAGTGCCGCTTTATGGCACATCTGCACACCACTTTTCACCACTTTTTCACTATCCTCGTGTTCATGAAATGTGCTGCAAATGAGCCTTACAATCCTCTAGCTCGCACAGAAACCTGGAGTCTGCTGTCCCTGACCAGGTCTTCATTaattttgtttaacaaattaatGTAATAGGTTTTGAAATGATTTGTTACATAAGTGACTTTTAAAAAAGGCTTCTTGTGATATCCCAAAATCACCTTATTGGACATATAATTGTCTTTTATAAATTAGTAGGTGTTCTTACCTTCAGAGTATTGGTGAAAACTAAACCACTATTTGGGCCATAAATTGTATAATTTTAAGAGCAACAGTTTCTGCAAGAGTGCTAACTCTCTTTCTGAAACAGAGATTCATGTCACTAGCAAATACTTTTAACATCACTCATAGAATTACACTAATCCCCTTTATTCTCTTATAGGAAGTTGTCTGAAATGCTATCAAGAGGCCTGTCATTGCTGGTTATTGTTTCTTTGTGCACTCTAAATGTTCTGCTCTAAGACGTGAGCTCTGTAGAAACTGGTACACAGTGCACAATGTCTCTTTGGGCGTGTAGGCGGGTTGACTCAGAAGAGTTTCAGCTTGTTACAGTGTTCAGGTTACCACCCTATTCTGAACCTGTCTACCTCTAGCCCTTAACACTGCCTGTGATACAGTTAAATATATTAACCTCAATCAAACAATTACTTGCTTGTGTTTTAACACTAGCATCTAGTAGCTGTGAATGCAATGGATGATTTAGGAGAACCTATACTCATATGTCAGTTTCATACAGCTATTTACAAGTActtaaattttgttttgaataGGAATGGATGAGAGGTTAGTTCTTTAAAattcagtacatttttaaaacatatttccaTTTCCCTGTGACCCTCCAATGCCACAAGAGTGACATCTAGACAATTTTTAACAAGCCATTCATCTTTCCCCTGCACCTTTAAGCAGGGACCTCTTATTTTGCCTTGCTGCAGAACACGGTTTGATTGTATGTTTCTCTGCATTATACATAAAATAGTCagaagatttgtttgtttgtggatCATAAACAGGTAGGTGTTGGAGGTAGGTGTCTTTGTCAGCCCAGTGCATGTTTGTTAATGAGAGTATGTTCTCACTGCACATTTTCTGTTCAATAAGACATCCATATGCAgttgtgtatgtattttctgCAATATTACCTAAAAATACTTCTGTGCTCAGAAATACTACACAGAAGTGTTAAAGTAAAGCTAAGTAACCACGGACACCTGCTTTGTAAGTTTCAGTGCTATGAAAATTGTTTTGAGAGAAGTTTACTAAGAAAGGTTTAGATGTACTAGACTTTATTAAGAGAAGTTGAGATATACTGAGCAGGCTAGAGTTGGAAAAGAAAGTTTTTTGGGTTTGTAGCAGATTAGGAAGAACATGTAATGGAAGTCAGCCACTAAGGTGCTGATAATTTAATAATCAAGATTGATTaccattcttttaaaaattacttttatagacaaaaacttttttttgtgataAATAGCACGAGGTGCTATGAAGCTAAAGATTGTGGATCTGAGACCCCGCACCCCACCCCAAGAGACAATGTGAACCTTGAACCCTAGGGCCAAAAGCTCTAATTGTGCCAGGTCCTCCTGGATAAGGCATTTAACCCCAAGTTATTCCAGCCATGCAATCTTTGACACCATGATTCTTTTCTCCCCAGGGCATTCTTGTAGATAAGAACATGTTGTTAATATACCTTCTCTGGCAAAATGAAGGTCCGCCCAAAAAGAATCATTCAACTGTGATGTCATGCTAATTTGCAATATTAGAGGTAATTTTCTGTAAGAAACACCAGCATTGCATAGAAATCTCTGCAATGCTGCATCTCTGCAGAAACCCAGCAGCGCCTCTCTGACAACATTTGGGATGCTGGTTGCAGGCGCGTGGAGAAGGACACTTCAGTCATGGGCCAAAACCAGTGCCAGAGCTTGTGTAAATGATTGACTAGCCACGCCTCTTGCCAAGGTTGTCCAGTGCAGACTTTATTTACACAGCAGTTTCATCATATCCCGGTGCTCCGCTCTTTATGTGCCTTCTTTGCAAAACCTGAATCGTGTATGATTATATTAACAATGGACAGGGGTGTTTGATTGTTTACCATTGTGAATATATTGATCAATTTGCCATTAGTGCATCCAGTGCAGTATGGCAAGTTAATCAGTCCTTAGCATGTGTTTGGTCTATGGCCCTTGCACCATGAAAATGGGAATTGCTTAATGGTCTAGTGCAAAGTAGATGAAACATCATTCTGAGTATTTTGGGATGAAGCCTGAATTTGGTAAATGCACATATTGTTCATGTTCTTAAAGagtatataattttaaattggaaatgttgttgccctacaaaacaacacaagtaacaacaaaacaacaagaggGTAATCAGAGATCTAAATAAACATTCCTGATTTATTTCCAtgctatataaaatatttacacataatTAGAAATTCCTTATAACCTGCAACATATGTATCTAAAAGCGTAGCTGTTCTGAAATATCAGAGCAACGTTGGACAAAGCCAAGGAAAGATGCCCATTAATCATTAACGGTGTTAAAAGCCAGAGCCTTTTGTATTCCCATGGAGCCTCCACTATCTGGCAGCCATGTGACATGCCGGGGCCTTTCTCTTGCCGATTGGGGAAAGCCAGTGAGCAAACACAGGTGTTTTGGAGTCAGCAGAGATGTCAGGGACAACCACAAACAGGGCCAGCGATGTCTGACCCAGAGATTGGGCGGTGTTTGCCGCCACTTCCTCATCTGAGCCTACATTTCAAGTCCGACCGCTTCTCTCTGCCCGGCAGCAACTGTTTACGCAGCATGTCTGACAGCAGGGGAGAAACGAATGCCGAGCGGGGAGAAAAGGGTGGTGGGGGAGGAAATTAGTCAGGAACAAGTGCAGGCATGCTAGCCCTTTTGAGGAGGCTGTAGTGAATGGTGGAGTGTGAGGGTAGAGCAAACTAATTAATGGTGTCCAGGTCCTCACTTTCcaagacaaaacaaatttatttttctcaagtGGGGCTATTTCACTGACCTCTTGTGACAGAGGAAGTCAACATGGTTGCTGAAGCGGCTCTGTTGTAAATGGAAAGGGCCTCTCAATCACAGTGATTAATAGAAATAAGAGAAAAGTTGCAGTCAGAGAAAACAACACtaagattttattttgtacaggAAACACTAGATCGctcaaaatatacaaaacaagaTTAAAGTCAATGTGGTCCACTCCCCAAaatctttattcatttaaaaataccGTATGATTTATATATGTTCTAATTTTGTTAATATTCCCATTGAGTAGATATCACATGAGGTCCAGTCCAAAGACAAGCAGATGGCCTCTAATAATATAAATGTCGATGTTTCAATGTACTCTGTCTAAGCTATGTACAAACCAGCAGTAATCACAGTTGCTGTAACTGGCTAACTTTTCtgttgaggggaaaaaagataaTAAAGGTGTTTGGACTAATGCAAGATAACTGCAAGTGGGGGTGTGAAGCTCTAAAGAGGGGATAGACAAGGCCTGTTGGAGGCGCTTTGACAGGTCTCTGCAGGACCAGTCTGCCTGTGTAGCTCCTAAACGGCCCCAAGAACAAAGAGGAGCAGTGGCTGTATGCAGTACCCTCCTCTTTGCTCCCTACTCCCTAAACAATCATCCCTTCTCCCTAGTCCCTAAACAATCCTCCCTACTTCCTATTCCCTACCTTCTGCTCCCTGCATTGATTGCCCTAAGGTATGAACACTGCTGTGCAAAAAAGGTTAAATAAAGGGTAAAAAGGgttaaaatcaacaaatcacTAATGTGAAATGACACTAAAGCAAGTGTGTTtctaaaaagtttttttttatgtgtaagGGTAAAAAATAAAGCCCTTAAGACAGTGTAATCACTGAAGCCTGCCCACTTTTAATTTCGCTGTGCGTCAGCATCAAAGTATCTGTAGAGTGCAGTAACTTGTGGCTTAACATCCCTTTACACAGATGGGTCTGGAGATAAAGGCTTTGCTATTAACCTGCTGTGTCGCCTGCTGAAGTTGTTGTCTGCAGTGTGGGAGAGTAGCAAACCTAACAAAGCAGCTTTCTACTAGAGACATGAGATCACCTGCTTCACAAAATGACCCCACATCAAAAACGTTTGAAGTTTTAGAGATTAAAGCACTCATGAATTTATATGTCCCTGTTGAGATCAAAGCtgggtttgttttattgtgtccACTGAGTCACCTGTCCGTTACTGCCTCTCTTGAAAGATCCTTTGACTTGATTTAATTTTGCTGTCAATTACCATAGCAGTATTGAATGCTGATCTTTAAATGGACAGATCTGACCGAAATCAGTCCCCTCTACATATGTGACCATGACGTCATATTGCCACTCTGGTTGTCTGCCAAAGGCCAAAGTGGGAAAACCGTAACCCCTTGCctccttggtgtgtgtgtggtccccAGTAGTCTTGACTCTACATTAACCTTTAACAGGGGCCAGTCATGGTTCAAGTGCAGTCCATTCGAGACAGCCGCGCTGTGGTTCACCGAGACGATGGCCCTGGAGTGAGAAGATGGAGCCGGCTGATAAGGGGTTAACTCCATTACAGCTTCACAGCTGCCATCAGGCAGAGAGCACTTAGTTAGTTAAGCCTCTGTTGGAAGCGCACTTTCCCGTGGGTGTACATCAATGAATGATGTCTCCTAAAAGAACCATCCAAATGAATTAGCCAGAATGTAGTTTCTTACTTCCTGGAGGAATAAAGCACAGTCAGCATGAATTGGGCAGCTTATGGCTTCAAGATTAACCTGTCAAAACTAGTGTGCTTCAGTAACGTGAGCGTAGCATGTATGAGAGGATCCTGTTGAGAGCCAGCAAGTGGGAGTAGCCcagctgctggtggtggtggggtgcgTAGGCGGCAGCTGAGCTGGATCAGGATCACCTGCCTCTGAGGTAAACACACCGGCCGCTCTCCCCTCAGCAGCTGGAGGGCTGGCGGAGGTGGCGTGGGGAGGTGCGGTTGGGTGGCGGAGGGACGAGACAAAAAGCTGAATGCATGATATGAGAGCAGTGGATGAGGGGAGCGCCACGGCCGTGACCCAGCGAGCTGCAGTGATGACAGGAAAACACACCAGCGGCCCCCCTCACAGGTATAGTGAGAGGCCAGCATTGTCTTTTCATTGGGGCTTGCTTAAGGCATAAGCTGGAACAACACCTGCTGCTAGACCCTTCTTGTGTTCATAGTCCCATTAGAAATTTAAAAAGGAGGTATGTCAACTTctgctgacatttaaaaaagtcAGTAAATGTACGTTTGGTACCCTTTTTTAAAGGAATATCAACAGTGATGTTGAATGATGACAATAATGAGTTGCTAAACTGAATGATATTTTAAACTGTTGGCTTGACTTGCATTTCATTTCCCCCTTCGGTTTAGTAATGAAACTAATGAAATTCTAGGTTCAGGACTGTTTAGCAAAACATGTTTCATTCAACGTTCCTCTGAGTCTCTCATTTCCTTCAGTGGGCCCAGATTGAGTAATTTACCACCATAACAAGTCTCCTCATGAAACTACAGCCACTGTTAATGGGACACGTTTTTACACGTGAGCAATGATTTAAGCCTCTCAACTCAGACTTAAAGCTCCTAACTTAAACTTttagtttaaacatttatagtagtgtgtgttcagtttcaATTTCACCAGAATACAAAGAAGGTCTCTCCTGTATAAATGCAAAAAAGGAGAAGGCATTCTCTTTTATCCGACCTATATATCAGTCATTCAAAAGGTTTCAGTTGAACCTTTTCATGTTAGTAAACAAAGGATCTGTGCATGCTCAATCACCTCATCTCCCCCAAACCCGGGTTCAGTATGCTGTCGGCTGTCAGGTGATTGGGTCTGTGTGAAACAGATTACTACGACAAAGCTGCAAAGGAGAACTCAAACAACATAGTTACTATGATTTTTCACAAGATAAAATCCCCCAAATAAGGCTCTTAAATTTCAGTCCTGGAGGTTAGCATTACTGTGAAACCATCACACTTAAACATTAGGATGTAAGACTTTTGCTAGCCTGGGGATAGGACTATATAAAAACTTCCTGGTAGCACATCAGTTCTTAACGTTATTGTGTATACTTAATGAAATTGTTTCACTATAGCTATTACACTGATAGTCCTGGACCTTCTTTTTGAAacttttatatttctttaaatttcttaaaattattactgttactattattaGTAATAGGAATTACTGTTTACTATTCAGGTtagaaatatgaaaacatgaaatgtagTTTGGAGAGAGTAGCTATTGATTATCATCGGGTTTTACACTACCATATGATTATTGTAGTATTCTACAGTATGAATATCATTGGGCTGTACACAACAGTATGATTATTGTAGTATTCTACAGTGTGATTATC is a window of Electrophorus electricus isolate fEleEle1 chromosome 3, fEleEle1.pri, whole genome shotgun sequence DNA encoding:
- the LOC113571732 gene encoding forkhead box protein A2-like, with protein sequence MLGAVKMEGHDHSDWSAYYGEPECYTTVGNMSNGLGMNSMGAYMSVPGMSAAGGVSANSMNMSYMNTGVSHSVAGMSPGAGPTNGMGTGMVSMSATLNTSMSPISASPTPMNTLASYSTMNVMSPMYGQANRPRDPKTYRRSYTHAKPPYSYISLITMAIQQSSSKMLTLSEIYQWIMDLFPFYRQNQQRWQNSIRHSLSFNDCFLKVPRSPDKPGKGSFWTLHPDSGNMFENGCYLRRQKRFKCDKASEKDSNKKASESVSHDSSENCNSKESPHPSTPAKDLKRSDGKAREALSPVHPTSPGTQTHHHLVQHHSVLVHDSHLKPEHHYSFNHPFSINNLMSSEQQHHRMDFKTYEQVMHYGYGSQMTGPLSVGHMSAKGALEPSALTSEPSYYQGVYSRPIMNSS